In Hymenobacter monticola, the sequence CCTGGGCACTGGGGCAAGTGGCCGTGGGCGACGTGTGGGGCATCGGCCGGCAGTACGCTCAGAAGCTCACTGCGGCCGGTATCGACACGGCGGCGGACCTGGCCCGGGTATCCGACACCTGGGCGCGTAAACACCTGGGCGGCGTGGTCGGGGCGCGGCTGGTGCAGGAGTTGCAAGGCCGGCCCTGCGCAGGCCTGCATCCGTCGGAAGATGGCACCCTAGCCCGGCAAAGCATCAGCTGTTCCCGAACCTTTGGCCGGCCCCTGGCGGCTTTTGCCGATGTACAGGCGGCGGTGGCTTCGTTTCTGTCGCGGGCAGCGGAAAAACTGCGTCGACAAAACGACACTGCTCATGTGTTGACGGTGTACTTGAGCAAAAACCGCTTTGCGACCAACGTGCTCCCACCCTTCTCGCGCTCGGCTACCCTGACCCTGCCTTCCGGGCCTACGGCCGATACGACGGTGCTCCTGAGCTATGCCCGCGCTATGCTCAGCCGGCTATGGGAGCCCGGCACGCTCTACCACAAGGCGGGGGTAGTGCTTGACGGCTTGGAGCCGCCCGGTACTGGCCAGCAGCTTTCCTTGTTTGAGAAGCCGGCCTCGATACCGAACAAAAGGGAAGAAAAATCGCTGAAGGTAGACCGGCCCGGCCTGATGGCCAGCCTTGATGCGCTGAACCAACGCTTCGGCCGCGGCACCGTGCGCGTGGCTTCGACGGTGCTGCCGCCTGCTCCTGGAGGACGGCCCGTCCCGGCACCCTGGGAGGGGAAGGCACAGTGGCGCTCACCGGCCTACACTACCAGACTGGAAGATTTGCTTATTGTGCGCTAGCGTGCATATCGCCGCTACACGCCACATGTGCTACTTTTAGCAACCGCTGTTTGCATCGATTCTTTTTTAAGGCCCCATCTCCCATGCAGGAAGTCGAAGTTTTATTCATGGTTACCCGCAACGGCGGCGGAACCCGCGAGGAACGAATCAAAACCCGCGTTGATAGCTCGACGCTCAGCGCTGCCTCGGGCGACGTGGGAAGAAGGAAGCTGGACGGATGGGCCAAGCAATTCTTTCCAGCAGACAAGGAAGCGCGGGTACTCTATATGAAGCGCCTCTAATGAGCACGACCCACGTCTTTGGCATGGCCAAATCAAGTCTGGACCTGCTGGGCGCGAAACGGCAGAAGCTGGAATTAGACTTCCTGCGCCTGGTGTACGCCTGTCAGCACTATCAGGCTAACGGCTGTCAGGCCTTCGGCTACCTCGCGGTCACCTCGACCGCGATTGAGCAACAGGTGGCGAAGTGGGCGAAAAAGTACCTGGTCCCTCCCGGCCTGGTGCAGTTGGTTGTGCCCAAACTCTCGGATGTGGAGCAACAATCGCTGCTGGCCGAAAAGGGCCGGAACCGGCTGGGCAATCTGGCCAAGGCCGATGCAGCGGTCCTGCTAAAAGACGCCGATGGCTCTTTTGGGCGGGATTTGCTGGAAGCGGCGCTGGAATCCTCTATCCTGGACCAACACGCGGCCCTTCGGGTCTTGGAACAACACGCAGCAATTCGGGGAAGCGCAGCCGTAGGGGGCTACCCGATGGGCGTGCAATGGGACTATTACGGCTGCTACTAATGGCCATTCAACTTCATTTCCGGCACGCGCAGGGGCTTCCGATGGGAGAGCCGCTGGCGGCGTGGGAATCGCCGCCATTCCTCATTTTTCCCTCGGTCCAGGTCTTGCAGGAAGCTGCTGACGCGCAGGGCCTCAAGGAGCTATTCTACGATGGACCGGATGCCCTATTTCCTGACTGTGCTCCCGGCAAGGCCAACTTTTGGGCAGATGCCGAAGAACTAGTCTGGGAGTTAGCCTGCGACCACACCGACGACCCGGAAGATGCGACGACATGGCCCGCAGGGTATGCTTTGCTTCAGTTCCTGACCTTTTGGCGCCTGGCGCTTAACGAAGACGGGGCTCACTTAGAGCTGATTCACTTTTGACCTTTCACCCTCCAAACTTTTCGCATGTTAACGCTTGTCAATGACCCGAAACAGGTAAAAAAGTTATATGCGGAATTTCGGCTGCTACTGGACAGTAAAACCTTCTTCCCCGTCCCTCTCCCGGATTTTAACATTGGCCACCGGGGCGGTACTGCGGCTACAGATGCTGACTACTCACCCAAGCTAGACGTCTGGACGAGTCCGGGGAACCTGCATTGGAATGCATTCGGTGTCGGTAAGAACCCATCGATGGTCGTTCAAATCAACTTCCAGGATTACGACCACAAGCCCCGTCGTGTAGGAGCGGCCTTTGCCTTAGATGCGGACAACAACCCGGTTGTTATCCACCGTGGCCACATTGGAGGGGGCAAAATAGGCGTCGGGCTTACCCTTATGCTCAACGAATGCCGTTCCGAGCACGTTTGGTTACGCGAAGAGGACGACCAGGAAACGGAGTGTTTTGTTGTCGGCCAACTGCGCTCCAAGTTCTTTTCCCAACAACTAGCCAACTTCGTCTGGGAGGTAAGCCGGGTAAAAAACCTGGGCGACATCTCTGGACTAAGTGGCATCGCAGCGTCGCTGCTGTCCAGTGACAAGAAAGGGTTCACCAACGAAAAATCCGGTGCGGCCATTCGCACGAAGGTTGGGCAAACAGAGTTTACGCATGGTTTAGTGGTCAATGAACTGGCCAAGCGCTTACGCATACCCGCAACAAATAAGGGCTGGAGTGTGCGTAACGACCGCCATCGTGACCTGATGCTCACCGAAGGCGACGAGCTGCGGGTGTTATTTGAAGTAAAAACCGGCGTTACCACTCAAAGCATCTGTACCGGATTGGGTCAGCTGCTACTCTACAGTGCTACCAGTACATCTGCCGGCCTAGTGCTGGTCTTACCGGAGAAGCTGCCTACTGACGTTGCCGAACAGTTAAGACGGTGGAATGTACAAATCCTCTATTACAGCTGGGTGGATACTACTCCCCGATTTCGCGACCTTAGCAAACTATTGGCACGGCTATAGAATTGAAGCAAACCAATGAGTGGCTTATGAACGATGAACTATACCGCTTGTATCAAACCAGGCTAACTGACTTTGAGCGTGTTATCCTGCAATTCAGCGGCACTGACCTGGCTGGCCCCTTGCTCATGTCGCCAAACGCAACTTATGGCGAGCAAGAAAATCCATTGCTGATAGTCGGGCAGGAAACGAAGGGCTGGGGCTACCTTCAGGGACACGACATAAGAAAGCAAATGGTTGTTTATGAGGAATTTAATTTAGGAGATGGTTATTATTCTTCCCCTTTCTGGAATGTCACCCGAAAAGTTGAGCGGGCACTTGGCGCTGTTCCTTACTCGTGTGCTTGGACCAATCTCAGCAAGTTTGATGTGGATGGTGGGCGCTCCTATGGTGAACAAGAACAGCTAATTGCTACCGTAGATGACCTCTTGGTAGCAGAAGTCAATATCCTTAAACCGAAGGTTTGCCTGTTTTTTACGGGTCCGGATTTCGATTCCCGCATCCAACGCATTTTCGCGGGTATAACCTATCAGAGCGTACCCGATTGGCCCATTCGAGAGATGGCACTTCTCAAACATCCTGATTTGCCAGCCTATACGTTTCGGACTTACCATCCAAACTACTTACGCCGGAGCGGTCTGGAACCGGGCTTCATAGAGTTTATAAGTGGGCTTCCTTTTTCGGCTGATGTTCCTCCTTCAATTCTATGATAGCTACTCCCCTCTTCTCACCTGAATCCTTACTCATTCCCCGGCATCCCGTTGAAAGCTGTCATTTGTCCCAAGTTGAACTGCTGACGCTCGAAGAGGACGATGATGAACGCGCCCGCGTGGCACAACTCCTGCGCTGGGGCAGTGCGACCCCTGATTCAGGGAAAAAACTAACCCGAACAAATTAGCCGTTATATTCTTCTACTTTAGTTCTCATGCTGGCGTTTAGTGGTTGGACCAATGAGTAGTAGCAGCTTCGGCGTCAGACCGAAAAGGGCAACTCATCGGGCAGGAATTTGGATTCGAGGTACTCTTTGGACATCATAGCTCCC encodes:
- a CDS encoding Y-family DNA polymerase: MFGLVDCNNFYVSCERVFQPRYEGRPVVVLSNNDGNIISRSAEAKALGLRMGDPYFQVKPLLQQHNVTVFSSNYALYGDMSRRVMWYLGQSAPGVEIYSIDEAFLDLAGMEKHLGSLDAFARKIRAGVKARTGIPTCVGVAPTKTLAKLANRIAKKNPDLGGVLYLDNAARRAWALGQVAVGDVWGIGRQYAQKLTAAGIDTAADLARVSDTWARKHLGGVVGARLVQELQGRPCAGLHPSEDGTLARQSISCSRTFGRPLAAFADVQAAVASFLSRAAEKLRRQNDTAHVLTVYLSKNRFATNVLPPFSRSATLTLPSGPTADTTVLLSYARAMLSRLWEPGTLYHKAGVVLDGLEPPGTGQQLSLFEKPASIPNKREEKSLKVDRPGLMASLDALNQRFGRGTVRVASTVLPPAPGGRPVPAPWEGKAQWRSPAYTTRLEDLLIVR